The following are from one region of the Mycolicibacterium diernhoferi genome:
- a CDS encoding DUF6632 domain-containing protein, giving the protein MGDIPALLLIVLVLAVLVRSAGLRRTVEDVSNQVLLRRWLLPREREVPPARA; this is encoded by the coding sequence GACATCCCGGCGCTGCTGCTCATCGTCCTGGTGCTGGCCGTCCTCGTCCGATCCGCCGGTCTGCGGCGGACCGTCGAGGACGTCAGCAACCAGGTCCTTCTCAGGCGTTGGCTTCTCCCCCGCGAGCGGGAGGTGCCCCCAGCTCGCGCTTGA
- the dmpG gene encoding 4-hydroxy-2-oxovalerate aldolase produces the protein MSGTGEIFFNPVWDVRMTDTSLRDGSHHKRHQFTKDEVRSIVAALDTAGVPVIEVTHGDGLGGSSFNYGFSKTPEQELIKLAAETAKEAKIAFLMLPGVGTKEDIKEAQNNGGEICRIATHCTEADVSIQHFGLARELGLETVGFLMMSHTISPEKLAAQARIMADAGCQCVYVVDSAGALVLDAVADRVAALVAELGDDAQVGFHGHENLGLGVANSIEAVRAGAKQIDGSCRRFGAGAGNAPVEALIGVFDKIGVKTGIDFFDIADAAEEVVAPAMPAECLLDRNALIMGYSGVYSSFLKHAIRQSERYGVPAHQLLHRAGQRKLIGGQEDQLIDIALEIKRELGAPPARGGEANA, from the coding sequence ATGAGCGGCACAGGTGAGATTTTCTTCAACCCCGTCTGGGACGTCCGGATGACCGACACCTCCCTGCGGGACGGGAGCCATCACAAGCGGCATCAGTTCACCAAGGACGAAGTCAGGTCCATCGTCGCGGCGCTGGACACCGCGGGAGTGCCGGTCATCGAGGTCACCCACGGTGACGGGCTGGGTGGATCGAGCTTCAACTACGGGTTCTCCAAAACCCCTGAGCAGGAACTCATCAAGCTCGCGGCCGAGACCGCGAAGGAAGCCAAGATCGCCTTCCTGATGCTGCCGGGTGTGGGCACCAAGGAGGACATCAAGGAGGCGCAGAACAACGGCGGCGAGATCTGCCGGATCGCCACCCACTGCACCGAGGCCGACGTGTCGATCCAGCACTTCGGGCTGGCCCGTGAACTCGGGTTGGAAACGGTCGGCTTCCTCATGATGAGCCACACGATCTCGCCGGAGAAGCTGGCCGCCCAGGCCCGCATCATGGCCGACGCCGGCTGCCAGTGCGTCTACGTGGTGGATTCGGCCGGTGCGCTGGTGCTCGACGCGGTCGCCGACCGGGTCGCGGCGCTGGTGGCCGAACTCGGTGACGACGCCCAGGTCGGTTTCCACGGCCACGAGAACCTCGGTCTCGGAGTGGCGAACTCGATCGAGGCGGTGCGCGCGGGCGCCAAGCAGATCGACGGGTCGTGCCGCCGGTTCGGTGCCGGTGCGGGCAACGCTCCGGTGGAGGCGCTGATCGGGGTGTTCGACAAGATCGGTGTCAAGACCGGGATCGACTTCTTCGACATCGCCGACGCCGCCGAAGAGGTGGTCGCCCCGGCGATGCCCGCCGAGTGCCTGCTGGACCGCAACGCACTGATCATGGGCTACTCCGGGGTGTACTCCAGCTTCCTCAAGCACGCCATCCGCCAGTCCGAGCGCTACGGCGTGCCCGCTCACCAGCTGCTGCACCGGGCGGGTCAGCGCAAGCTCATCGGCGGACAGGAAGACCAGCTCATCGACATCGCGCTCGAGATCAAGCGCGAGCTGGGGGCACCTCCCGCTCGCGGGGGAGAAGCCAACGCCTGA
- a CDS encoding acetaldehyde dehydrogenase (acetylating), whose protein sequence is MADKLSVAIVGSGNISTDLLYKLLRSDWLEPRWMIGIDPESEGLARARKLGLETSHEGVDWLLNQAEKPDVVFEATSAYVHRDAAPRYEEAGIVAIDLTPAAVGPGVIPPANLRAHLDAPNVNMVTCGGQATIPMVYAVSRVVDVPYAEIVASVSSASAGPGTRANIDEFTKTTSAGVQHIGGARRGKAIIILNPADPPMIMRDTIFCAIPEDADHAAITASIKEVVAQVQTYVPGYRLLNEPQFDEPSVVNGGQHVVTTFVEVEGAGDYLPPYAGNLDIMTAAATKVGEEIAKERVSATAGGAQA, encoded by the coding sequence ATGGCCGATAAGTTATCCGTTGCCATCGTGGGGTCGGGAAATATCAGTACCGATCTGCTGTACAAGTTGCTGCGCTCGGACTGGCTGGAGCCGCGCTGGATGATCGGGATCGATCCGGAGTCCGAGGGGTTGGCGAGGGCCCGCAAGCTGGGGTTGGAGACCAGCCACGAGGGGGTGGACTGGCTGCTCAACCAGGCCGAGAAGCCCGACGTGGTGTTCGAGGCGACCAGTGCCTACGTGCACCGGGATGCCGCACCACGGTACGAGGAAGCAGGGATCGTGGCCATCGATCTGACCCCGGCGGCCGTTGGGCCGGGGGTGATTCCGCCGGCGAATCTGCGGGCGCATCTGGACGCGCCGAACGTGAACATGGTGACCTGCGGCGGGCAGGCGACCATCCCGATGGTCTATGCCGTGTCGCGTGTTGTGGACGTGCCCTACGCCGAGATCGTGGCGTCGGTGTCCTCGGCGTCGGCGGGCCCGGGTACGCGGGCCAATATCGATGAGTTCACCAAGACCACGAGCGCGGGAGTTCAGCACATCGGCGGTGCGCGCAGGGGTAAGGCGATCATCATCCTGAATCCGGCGGACCCGCCGATGATCATGCGGGACACCATTTTCTGTGCGATCCCCGAGGATGCCGATCACGCGGCGATCACCGCGTCGATCAAAGAGGTGGTGGCGCAGGTGCAGACCTATGTGCCCGGCTACCGACTGCTCAACGAGCCGCAGTTCGACGAGCCGTCGGTGGTCAACGGCGGTCAGCATGTGGTGACCACGTTCGTCGAGGTCGAAGGTGCCGGTGACTATCTGCCGCCGTACGCGGGCAACCTGGACATCATGACCGCCGCGGCGACGAAGGTCGGCGAGGAAATCGCCAAAGAGCGAGTTTCGGCAACTGCAGGAGGAGCTCAGGCATGA
- a CDS encoding 2-keto-4-pentenoate hydratase translates to MLSVEVRDELAADLAQAERSRVPTTPLTDRYPDIDVVDAYEIQLINIRQRVAEGARVIGHKVGLSSEAMQKMMGVDEPDYGHLLADMEVFEDTPVEAGRFLYPRVEVEVGFVLADDLPGAGCTEDDVLAATAAFAPSIELIDTRITDWKIKLCDTIADNASSAGWVLGPERVSPKDIDIKAINAVLKRNGEVVAEGRSDAVLGNPVTSVAWLARKVDQFGVRLKAGDIVLPGACMRAIDARPGDDFVADFDGLGSVRLSFE, encoded by the coding sequence ATGCTCAGTGTCGAGGTCCGTGACGAGCTTGCTGCCGATCTGGCGCAGGCGGAGCGTAGCCGGGTGCCGACCACCCCGCTGACGGATCGGTATCCCGACATCGACGTGGTCGATGCCTACGAGATCCAGCTGATCAACATCCGGCAGCGGGTCGCCGAGGGTGCGCGGGTGATCGGGCACAAGGTGGGTCTGTCGAGTGAGGCCATGCAGAAGATGATGGGCGTCGACGAACCCGACTACGGCCACCTGCTCGCCGACATGGAGGTCTTCGAGGACACCCCGGTGGAGGCGGGCCGGTTCCTGTACCCGCGGGTCGAGGTGGAGGTCGGGTTCGTGCTGGCCGACGATCTGCCCGGTGCCGGGTGCACCGAGGACGATGTGCTGGCTGCGACCGCCGCATTTGCACCGTCGATCGAGTTGATCGACACCCGGATCACCGACTGGAAGATCAAGTTGTGCGACACGATCGCCGACAACGCGTCCTCGGCCGGGTGGGTGCTGGGCCCGGAGCGGGTGTCCCCCAAGGACATAGACATAAAAGCCATCAACGCGGTGCTCAAGCGCAACGGTGAGGTGGTCGCCGAGGGCCGCAGTGACGCGGTACTGGGCAACCCGGTGACCTCGGTGGCGTGGCTGGCCCGCAAGGTCGACCAGTTCGGGGTGCGACTGAAGGCCGGCGACATCGTGTTGCCGGGCGCGTGCATGCGTGCGATAGATGCGCGTCCCGGTGACGATTTCGTAGCAGATTTTGACGGACTAGGTTCAGTCCGACTGAGTTTCGAGTGA
- the kstD gene encoding 3-oxosteroid 1-dehydrogenase — MTGQEYDVVVVGSGAAGMVAALTAAHQGLSTVVVEKAPHYGGSTARSGGGVWIPNNEILKRDGVKDTAEEARRYLHAIIGDVVPAEKIDTYLDRSPEMLSFVLKHSPLKLCWVPDYSDYYPETPGGKATGRSVEPKPFNAKKLGPDEKGLEPPYGKVPMNMVVLQQDYVRLNQLKRHPRGVLRSIKVGVRSVWANATGKNLVGMGRALIAPLRIGLQKAGVPVLLNTALTDLYVEDGVVRGIYVRNTGDPESAEPTLIRARKGVILGSGGFEHNEQMRVKYQRAPITTEWTVGAAANTGDGILAAEKLGAALELMEDAWWGPTVPLVDSPWFALSERNSPGSIIVNLSAKRFMNESMPYVEACHHMYGGQYGQGPGPGENVPAWLIFDQQYRDRYIFAGLQPGQRIPKKWLESGVVVKAETLAELAEKTGLNADALKATVDRFNGFARSGVDEDFHRGDSAYDRYYGDPTNKPNPNLGEIKHGPFYAAKMVPGDLGTKGGVRTDIHGRALRDDDSVIEGLYAAGNVSSPVMGHTYPGPGGTIGPAMTFGYLAALHLAGKA, encoded by the coding sequence ATGACTGGACAGGAGTACGACGTCGTCGTGGTCGGCAGCGGCGCTGCCGGCATGGTCGCCGCCCTCACCGCTGCTCACCAGGGCCTCTCGACAGTAGTCGTAGAAAAGGCTCCACACTATGGCGGTTCCACTGCGCGGTCAGGTGGTGGCGTATGGATCCCGAACAACGAGATCCTCAAGCGTGACGGGGTCAAGGACACCGCCGAGGAGGCCCGCAGGTATCTGCACGCCATCATCGGCGACGTGGTGCCCGCGGAGAAGATCGACACCTACCTGGACCGCAGTCCGGAGATGTTGTCCTTCGTGCTCAAGCACTCCCCGCTGAAACTGTGCTGGGTGCCGGACTACTCCGACTACTACCCCGAGACCCCGGGCGGCAAGGCCACCGGGCGCTCGGTCGAGCCCAAGCCGTTCAACGCCAAGAAACTCGGCCCCGACGAGAAGGGCCTGGAGCCGCCGTACGGCAAGGTGCCGATGAACATGGTGGTCCTGCAGCAGGACTACGTGCGGCTCAACCAGCTCAAGCGGCACCCCCGGGGCGTGCTGCGCAGCATCAAGGTGGGCGTGCGTTCGGTGTGGGCCAACGCCACCGGTAAGAACCTGGTCGGCATGGGCCGGGCGCTCATCGCGCCGCTGCGCATCGGACTGCAGAAGGCGGGCGTACCGGTGCTGTTGAACACCGCGCTGACCGACCTGTACGTGGAGGACGGTGTCGTCCGCGGCATCTATGTGCGCAACACCGGTGACCCGGAATCGGCCGAACCGACCCTGATCCGGGCCCGCAAGGGCGTCATCCTGGGTTCCGGCGGGTTCGAGCACAACGAGCAGATGCGGGTGAAGTACCAGCGTGCACCGATCACCACCGAGTGGACCGTGGGCGCGGCCGCCAACACCGGTGACGGCATCCTGGCCGCGGAAAAGCTGGGCGCAGCACTGGAATTGATGGAGGATGCGTGGTGGGGCCCGACCGTCCCGCTGGTGGATTCGCCGTGGTTCGCGCTGTCGGAGCGCAACTCCCCCGGATCGATCATCGTCAACCTGTCCGCCAAGCGCTTCATGAACGAGTCGATGCCCTATGTGGAGGCCTGCCACCACATGTACGGCGGCCAGTACGGCCAGGGGCCCGGCCCGGGTGAGAACGTGCCGGCCTGGCTGATCTTCGACCAGCAGTACCGCGACCGCTACATCTTCGCGGGACTGCAGCCCGGACAACGCATTCCGAAGAAGTGGCTGGAGTCCGGCGTAGTCGTCAAGGCCGAAACCCTGGCCGAGCTCGCCGAGAAGACCGGGCTGAACGCAGATGCGCTCAAGGCGACCGTCGACCGGTTCAACGGCTTCGCCCGTTCCGGTGTCGACGAGGACTTCCACCGCGGCGACAGCGCCTACGACCGTTACTACGGCGACCCGACCAACAAACCCAACCCGAACCTGGGCGAGATCAAGCACGGCCCGTTCTACGCGGCCAAGATGGTGCCCGGCGATCTCGGCACCAAGGGTGGCGTCCGCACCGATATCCACGGCCGCGCGCTCCGCGACGACGACTCCGTGATCGAAGGGCTCTACGCCGCAGGTAACGTCAGCTCCCCGGTGATGGGTCATACCTATCCCGGCCCGGGCGGGACCATCGGCCCCGCCATGACATTCGGATACTTGGCCGCGCTCCATCTGGCAGGAAAGGCTTGA
- a CDS encoding MaoC family dehydratase: MPIDAALALAADLDPIEFSWSSSDIQLYHLGLGAGADPMDERELRYLTDNTPQVLPTFGNVAASFHMTEAPTVQFPGIDIELSKVLHASEGVTVPGPIPPSGKGWSKQRFTEIWDKGKAAVIVSETTVTDESGTVLWTTKRSIFARGEGGFGGERGPSTSVELPDRAPDAEIALPTLPQQALLYRLCGDRNPLHSDPAFAKAAGFDRPILHGLCTYGIGCKAIVDHFLDGDALQVGTYGARFAGTVIPGETLQANIWKQDGKYIGVLTAPSRDNTVVLSGVELIPA, translated from the coding sequence GTGCCCATCGACGCCGCCTTGGCACTCGCAGCAGATCTCGACCCCATCGAGTTCTCCTGGTCCAGCAGCGATATTCAGCTGTACCACCTCGGCCTCGGGGCCGGCGCGGACCCGATGGACGAGCGCGAGCTGCGGTACCTGACCGATAACACCCCGCAGGTGCTGCCGACCTTCGGCAATGTCGCGGCCAGTTTCCACATGACCGAGGCACCGACCGTGCAGTTCCCCGGCATCGACATCGAGCTGTCCAAGGTGCTGCACGCCAGTGAGGGTGTCACCGTTCCCGGCCCCATCCCGCCCAGCGGGAAAGGCTGGTCCAAGCAACGGTTCACCGAGATCTGGGACAAGGGCAAGGCCGCAGTCATCGTCAGCGAGACGACGGTGACCGACGAGTCCGGCACCGTGCTGTGGACGACCAAGCGCTCCATCTTCGCCCGCGGCGAGGGCGGTTTCGGCGGTGAACGCGGACCGTCCACCTCGGTCGAGCTGCCCGACCGCGCGCCGGACGCCGAGATCGCGCTGCCGACGCTGCCGCAACAGGCGCTGCTCTACCGGTTGTGTGGCGACCGTAATCCGCTGCACTCGGACCCCGCGTTCGCCAAGGCCGCGGGTTTCGACCGGCCCATCCTGCACGGTCTGTGCACCTACGGCATCGGCTGCAAGGCCATCGTCGACCACTTCCTCGACGGGGACGCCCTGCAGGTCGGGACCTATGGCGCCCGGTTCGCCGGCACCGTCATCCCCGGCGAGACGCTGCAGGCCAACATCTGGAAGCAGGACGGGAAGTACATCGGCGTGCTGACCGCGCCGTCACGGGACAACACCGTCGTGCTGTCGGGCGTGGAGCTGATACCGGCGTAA
- a CDS encoding AMP-binding protein: MTIWTSGARLGLGFLDGWDEYADHPALITDRHTITYAELGERVEAAAGLSAGARCLVLIELKNTVAAIVSYLAALRAGHVVLVASDADARDALVAAYDPDVVVGADGEDEWRVDRRRTVPRHDLHPDLALLLSTSGSTGSPKLVRLSYENLDSNAKAIAQYLGIDGTDRAITVLPLSYCYGLSVLHSHLARGAAVVVTGLSVVDPDLWDLARTSEATSFAGVPYTFDLLDRIGFADLELPGLRYVTQAGGKMGADRVRRFAELGRRRGWDLVVMYGQTEATARMAYLPPDRVLDAPEAIGQPIPGGKFTIDGDSELIYHGPNVMLGYAQTVDDLAAGRDVDCLHTGDLARRREDGLYEIVGRRSRFLKLFGLRVDLDQLEQSLLAEGIEALCIGDDARLVVAVARSRLDPASVICAKLGLPAAAVGTVVLDELPRNANGKPDYAAVARLAESRLANTGPAAEKSDVRGLYREILGADEVMDSDTFVSLGGDSLSFVETSRRLENLLETLPTDWYLMTVAELERTARGRPRGLLAWQELSTVLRAVAIVLVCANHVGLSHLFGGAHVLLAAAGYSFARFQLNAVAAGGRIRPLVRSIARITVPSVLVIATGYVITRQYQVWNILLIEHFFAPDGPELGPDGWDPVWNYWFIEVLVLALVLSAVLLSIPAARRLERAWPFGFAVGLLGICLFLRFEPIAGDGPMELYRPVATGWLFALGWAAARTTRYRHRLLLTAAAVGGAMLPGFSDGDNGRKLVVACGLLLLIWVTRLPVPFGLRRVTAVLASASLLIYLTQPLTLFLLDRVQSPLVDQPSVAASGAGHPGVLQDLRLVVATVIALAVGVVAWKAYEFVLRHLMRLRRYQLHARQHDGVVP, translated from the coding sequence ATGACGATCTGGACTTCCGGTGCTCGTCTGGGCCTGGGATTCCTCGACGGGTGGGACGAGTATGCCGACCACCCGGCACTGATCACGGACCGTCACACCATCACGTATGCCGAACTCGGGGAACGGGTCGAGGCGGCGGCGGGGCTGTCCGCCGGTGCCCGGTGCCTGGTGTTGATTGAATTGAAAAACACTGTGGCAGCGATTGTGAGCTATCTGGCGGCGTTGCGAGCGGGGCACGTCGTACTGGTGGCATCCGACGCGGACGCCCGCGACGCACTGGTGGCGGCATACGACCCTGATGTGGTGGTCGGCGCCGATGGCGAGGACGAATGGCGGGTGGATCGGCGCCGAACGGTCCCGCGACATGATCTGCATCCCGATCTGGCGCTGCTGCTCTCCACCTCCGGGTCGACCGGTTCACCGAAGTTGGTGCGGCTCAGTTACGAAAACCTGGACAGCAACGCAAAAGCGATCGCGCAGTACCTGGGGATCGACGGCACGGACCGCGCAATCACGGTGTTGCCGCTGTCGTACTGTTACGGGCTGTCGGTGCTGCACAGTCATCTGGCGCGTGGCGCCGCGGTCGTCGTGACCGGGTTGTCGGTGGTGGATCCTGATTTGTGGGACCTGGCACGCACGAGTGAGGCGACCTCATTCGCGGGTGTCCCGTACACATTCGACCTGTTGGACCGTATCGGTTTCGCTGATCTTGAACTGCCCGGTCTGCGTTACGTCACCCAGGCGGGTGGGAAGATGGGCGCCGACCGGGTCCGGCGGTTCGCCGAACTCGGGCGCCGGCGGGGCTGGGATCTCGTCGTCATGTACGGGCAGACCGAGGCCACTGCGCGGATGGCGTACCTTCCTCCGGACCGAGTTCTCGACGCGCCGGAAGCGATCGGGCAGCCGATACCGGGCGGGAAGTTCACCATCGACGGGGACTCCGAACTCATCTATCACGGACCGAACGTCATGCTCGGCTACGCCCAGACGGTAGACGACCTCGCTGCCGGCCGCGACGTCGATTGTCTGCACACCGGTGATCTGGCCCGTCGCCGCGAGGACGGGCTGTACGAGATAGTCGGACGGCGGAGCCGGTTCCTGAAGCTTTTCGGCTTGCGTGTCGACCTCGATCAGCTGGAGCAAAGCCTGCTTGCCGAGGGTATCGAGGCGCTGTGCATCGGGGACGACGCCAGATTGGTCGTCGCGGTCGCACGAAGCAGGCTCGACCCCGCCTCGGTGATCTGCGCGAAATTGGGTCTGCCTGCCGCGGCCGTGGGCACTGTCGTGCTCGACGAGCTTCCCCGAAATGCCAACGGCAAACCCGATTACGCCGCCGTGGCGCGGTTGGCGGAATCCCGGCTCGCGAACACCGGGCCCGCCGCGGAGAAGAGCGATGTCCGTGGTCTCTACCGGGAGATTCTCGGGGCTGACGAGGTGATGGACAGCGACACCTTCGTCAGCCTCGGGGGTGACTCGCTGTCGTTCGTCGAAACCTCACGGCGACTCGAGAACCTGCTCGAAACGCTACCGACGGACTGGTATCTGATGACCGTCGCCGAGCTCGAACGTACGGCGCGTGGCCGGCCGCGTGGACTCCTTGCGTGGCAGGAGCTCAGTACCGTCCTGCGTGCGGTGGCAATCGTCCTGGTGTGTGCCAATCACGTTGGTCTGAGCCATCTGTTCGGCGGTGCGCATGTCCTGCTCGCGGCCGCCGGGTACAGCTTCGCCCGGTTTCAACTCAACGCGGTCGCGGCGGGCGGGCGAATCCGCCCATTGGTCCGGTCGATCGCGCGGATCACGGTGCCGTCGGTACTCGTGATCGCCACCGGCTACGTGATCACCCGTCAGTACCAGGTCTGGAACATCCTGCTCATCGAGCACTTCTTCGCCCCGGACGGTCCGGAGCTCGGCCCTGACGGCTGGGACCCGGTGTGGAACTACTGGTTCATCGAGGTTCTGGTTCTCGCGCTGGTCTTGTCGGCGGTCCTGTTGTCGATCCCGGCAGCCCGTAGGCTCGAACGAGCCTGGCCGTTCGGATTCGCCGTCGGACTCCTCGGAATCTGTCTGTTCCTGCGGTTCGAGCCCATCGCCGGCGACGGCCCGATGGAGTTGTACCGCCCGGTGGCGACGGGGTGGCTGTTCGCGCTCGGCTGGGCAGCGGCGCGGACGACCCGGTACAGGCATCGGCTGCTGTTGACGGCCGCCGCCGTCGGCGGTGCCATGCTCCCGGGATTCTCCGACGGTGACAATGGGCGAAAACTGGTCGTAGCCTGCGGGCTGCTGCTGCTGATCTGGGTCACCCGACTGCCGGTTCCCTTCGGACTGCGACGCGTCACCGCCGTCCTGGCCAGTGCGTCCCTCTTGATCTACCTGACTCAGCCACTGACCCTTTTCCTGCTGGACCGGGTACAGTCGCCGCTCGTCGATCAGCCCTCTGTTGCGGCGTCCGGAGCGGGGCACCCGGGCGTGCTGCAGGATCTGCGACTGGTCGTCGCGACGGTCATCGCCCTGGCGGTCGGCGTAGTGGCGTGGAAGGCGTACGAATTCGTGCTTCGACACCTCATGCGTTTACGCCGGTATCAGCTCCACGCCCGACAGCACGACGGTGTTGTCCCGTGA
- a CDS encoding GMC oxidoreductase — protein sequence MSSNETYDAIVVGSGAAGSWAVKELTECGLKVVLLEAGRGLDPEKDFPIGAPPGAIGLASRAKAALQGQAVQAQCAAFFENTKNFYVSDRENPYTTPRGKRFLWYRGRQLGGRLHTWSRHVPRMSDHEFKSASLRGQGIDWPISYQDVAPYYDIVERTLGVHGSPSGIPSCPDGQFIGPARTTQAEEKFKTNVEQRIPGMRMTYGRNVRYDRERIPLPLRLAVGTGNVEIRTDAVVRRLLVDERTGKAVGVDYVDRITGAAQAVHGRIVVLCASAIESVRILLNSRTARHPGGVGNSSGHLGRYLCDHVAYAQSGAISAHEAEPNPAEDGFDFAATGLYIPSCRDDEPNSFPGGYGIQVGIGRGKPTWSMYALGEMQPRFDNRVSLDPAVTDAWGVPAARIECSHSPDEVRMVAHMKSMVREIATAGGLPVEDNHDLGRRNVALRLFRSRFFTGYGAYWPGAAVHESGGARMGGSPEDSVLNSHCQVWDAENVFVTDGACFVSSGFQNHTLTMMALTVRACRFVAGDYLKC from the coding sequence ATGAGCAGTAACGAAACGTATGACGCGATCGTCGTAGGCTCGGGCGCCGCAGGTTCGTGGGCTGTCAAAGAGTTGACCGAATGCGGCCTCAAAGTGGTTCTGTTGGAGGCCGGCCGGGGTTTGGATCCCGAGAAGGACTTCCCCATCGGCGCGCCGCCCGGCGCAATCGGTTTGGCGAGCCGCGCGAAAGCGGCCCTTCAAGGTCAGGCGGTCCAAGCTCAATGTGCGGCATTCTTCGAGAACACCAAAAATTTCTACGTCAGCGACAGAGAAAATCCGTACACGACGCCGCGCGGAAAGCGGTTTCTCTGGTACCGCGGACGCCAACTCGGCGGCCGTCTGCACACCTGGTCACGCCACGTTCCACGGATGTCCGACCATGAATTCAAATCCGCGAGCCTGCGCGGTCAGGGCATCGATTGGCCCATCTCGTACCAAGACGTGGCACCGTACTACGACATCGTCGAACGAACGCTCGGCGTGCACGGAAGCCCTTCGGGCATTCCTTCCTGCCCGGACGGGCAATTCATCGGACCCGCAAGAACGACGCAGGCCGAAGAGAAATTCAAAACCAACGTCGAGCAACGAATTCCGGGCATGCGCATGACCTATGGCAGAAATGTCAGGTACGACCGGGAGCGAATTCCCCTGCCCCTCCGTCTGGCCGTGGGCACCGGCAATGTCGAGATCCGTACCGATGCCGTCGTGCGTCGCCTACTGGTCGATGAACGGACGGGAAAAGCGGTTGGTGTCGACTACGTCGATCGCATCACCGGCGCGGCTCAAGCGGTTCATGGTCGGATCGTCGTGCTCTGCGCGTCGGCGATAGAAAGCGTGAGAATTCTTCTGAATTCAAGAACCGCAAGACATCCCGGCGGGGTGGGCAACTCGTCAGGCCATCTAGGCCGGTACCTCTGTGACCATGTCGCCTACGCGCAGAGCGGCGCCATATCGGCACACGAGGCCGAGCCCAATCCCGCCGAGGACGGGTTCGATTTCGCCGCGACCGGCCTCTACATCCCCAGTTGCCGCGATGACGAGCCGAACAGCTTTCCTGGCGGCTATGGCATCCAGGTGGGCATCGGCCGCGGCAAGCCGACCTGGAGCATGTATGCCCTCGGGGAGATGCAACCGCGGTTCGACAACCGTGTATCACTGGATCCCGCGGTCACGGACGCATGGGGCGTTCCCGCAGCGAGGATCGAGTGCAGCCATTCACCTGACGAGGTCAGGATGGTTGCGCACATGAAGTCGATGGTTCGCGAGATCGCCACGGCCGGTGGACTTCCGGTCGAGGACAACCATGATCTCGGACGCCGCAACGTCGCGTTGCGGTTGTTCCGGTCCCGATTCTTCACCGGCTACGGCGCCTACTGGCCAGGAGCTGCCGTCCACGAGAGCGGAGGCGCGAGGATGGGCGGCAGTCCGGAGGACTCGGTACTCAACTCCCACTGCCAGGTCTGGGACGCCGAGAACGTATTCGTGACCGATGGCGCTTGCTTCGTTTCATCGGGGTTCCAGAACCACACCCTCACGATGATGGCTTTGACGGTACGCGCATGCCGTTTCGTCGCCGGCGATTACCTGAAGTGCTGA
- a CDS encoding YdcF family protein: MPETARGVDAARRRRRLRIGALSVCLVLLAAAIAGLPVYVRPQADHPRTADAIVILGGPDYRRYSFGFGLGADGWAPNVVVSNPNGADDPYLTDYCAARHPEFNLMCFIPDPETTKGEGRELRRLATQYGWRTVIVVTIRPHISRARFILEQCFDGELVMVALPVRMSFFEWMFHYAYQSAGYARAILQPGC; this comes from the coding sequence ATGCCCGAGACCGCCAGGGGCGTGGACGCGGCGCGCCGCCGGCGCCGCCTGCGAATCGGGGCGCTCTCGGTGTGCCTCGTCCTCCTGGCCGCTGCGATCGCCGGACTGCCGGTCTATGTGCGCCCCCAGGCCGACCATCCGCGCACCGCTGACGCGATTGTGATCCTCGGCGGTCCGGACTACCGCCGTTACTCGTTCGGGTTCGGGCTGGGCGCCGACGGGTGGGCACCCAACGTCGTCGTGTCGAACCCAAACGGCGCGGATGACCCGTATCTGACAGACTACTGCGCCGCCCGGCACCCCGAGTTCAATCTGATGTGCTTCATCCCGGATCCCGAAACCACGAAAGGCGAAGGGCGAGAACTGCGTCGGCTGGCTACACAATACGGATGGCGCACGGTGATCGTGGTGACCATCCGCCCGCACATCTCGCGGGCCCGGTTCATCCTCGAACAGTGCTTCGACGGCGAACTGGTGATGGTCGCCCTGCCGGTTCGGATGTCATTTTTCGAGTGGATGTTCCACTACGCCTACCAGTCCGCCGGTTATGCGCGCGCGATATTGCAGCCCGGATGTTGA